The Syntrophorhabdaceae bacterium genome segment TAGCTGGGGCACAATCTTCATGTCCCTAAGGTTAGTGATTTAGATTTCAAAGATATGGAAAAAATATTTTAATTTATGCTGAACCTTTCATATTATCCAGGTTGCTCTCTTAAAACATCGTCAAGATTTTATGAAGAATCCATAAAGAAGGTCTTTACATTCTACCAAATAGAATTAAAGGAACTTGATGATTGGTCGTGCTGCGGTGCATCTGCTGCCCATACAGTCCATGATATGCTTTCATATGCCCTTGCCGCAAGAAACCTTGCTTTGGCAGAAAAGGAGGGCATCCATATGTTTACCCCATGCTCTGCCTGTTACAATAGGTGTAAAACAATAAATGAAAAGATAAGACAGGATAGAGCTATAAGGGATGAGATAAACAATATCATAGCACCCCTTAAGTGCTCCGGCTCCATGGAGGTTAAAAGCATATTAGAGGTCTTTATGGATTATATTGGTCTTGAAAAGATCGGCTCATCCATATCGTTCGATCTATCTTCCTTAAGTATCGCACCATATTACGGTTGTGTCCTCACGAGAATAACAGATGCTGTTCCTTTTGATGATGTGGAAGATCCCAGGTCAATGGATAATATCATTATATCCCTTGGTGCCCGTGTAATCCCTTGGCAGTTTAAGATGGAATGCTGCGGGGCAGCAAAGACCATTA includes the following:
- a CDS encoding heterodisulfide reductase-related iron-sulfur binding cluster, whose product is MLNLSYYPGCSLKTSSRFYEESIKKVFTFYQIELKELDDWSCCGASAAHTVHDMLSYALAARNLALAEKEGIHMFTPCSACYNRCKTINEKIRQDRAIRDEINNIIAPLKCSGSMEVKSILEVFMDYIGLEKIGSSISFDLSSLSIAPYYGCVLTRITDAVPFDDVEDPRSMDNIIISLGARVIPWQFKMECCGAAKTITDKDITFRLTSGIMTMAKKLGAHAIVTTCPLCQLNLDLLPLMGKDTDNIPVLFLSELFELAIFGRLNSIDAHIIETKGILDKIRRL